The following coding sequences are from one Prochlorococcus marinus XMU1412 window:
- a CDS encoding DUF4335 domain-containing protein → MQNKLSFHQSSVTLEIIGLPDYSNNENKDQISIISQWKLIIINKPLIEGKIEHLGPIMNAFYIYSNLLIKNEIPLFESKLINIKADNLHIHNIVLKSSKPKVKPLILKIGNSLLADTINCFDQLNESPKVRIKKPDLSNNFPKKIKYGLNKKVKFVNFFIPPFIAICSLILFSYSFIYFHNPFENIEKKEQINLE, encoded by the coding sequence ATGCAAAATAAATTGTCATTTCATCAATCTTCAGTAACCCTTGAAATAATCGGATTGCCAGATTATTCCAATAATGAAAATAAAGATCAAATATCTATAATTTCTCAATGGAAATTGATCATAATTAATAAACCACTTATTGAAGGTAAAATTGAGCATTTGGGGCCAATTATGAATGCTTTTTATATTTATTCAAATCTTTTAATAAAAAACGAAATACCATTATTTGAGTCTAAATTAATTAATATCAAAGCTGACAATCTTCACATACATAATATTGTTCTCAAGAGCTCTAAACCAAAAGTAAAGCCTTTAATTTTAAAGATTGGTAATTCATTGCTTGCAGATACCATAAATTGTTTTGATCAGTTAAATGAATCTCCAAAAGTAAGAATAAAAAAACCTGATCTATCTAATAACTTTCCTAAAAAAATAAAATATGGTTTAAATAAAAAAGTTAAATTTGTCAATTTCTTTATTCCACCATTTATTGCAATTTGCTCTTTAATTCTATTCTCTTATTCTTTTATTTATTTTCATAATCCTTTTGAAAATATAGAAAAAAAAGAACAAATAAATCTTGAATAA